Part of the Triticum urartu cultivar G1812 chromosome 2, Tu2.1, whole genome shotgun sequence genome, tgggcccaaggttaaaatcttcgcggcgccatacctcttgactcaaacataggtggcttcggccaccgccctctcttgaagAGAGGTTTCTTGGCCTCTTGCTGATGTGTTCTTTTGCTTTTTGTTGCgggttttctgtttttttagctaagccatgtagtctagttgccgcggtgtgctgggcggtactgccgctgctggcgagcggtactaccgctgataagcggtactactgctggtGATGGACGGTACTACCGtgtaagcggtactaccgccacacAAGTGCGGAACTACCGCCTatgagcagtactaccgctccccagcgcggtactaccgctgcggggcGGGGCCAAAGGTTTTTTTTATCGGGGCaaggggaggtttcttctcccccatacccattcgctcACCCCCTCGTGCCTCTCTCTCTCCAGCACCGTTCCGCCGCGGAAGGGCTCCGGTGGATCTCCTCCTCCGGGGCGTTCCTCTCCATTTCCTTCGGTGGAGTCAATCCCCACctcgtcctcttgccatggatgccggtattgcccacGTTCCTTCTCTCTTTTGGTCTTGCTTTTAGATCTTGtgcttaggggcaatggtggttgcatctctagatttttggctaaatctaggcttgagttggttggagaaaGCAACTAGATCATCTAGATTGATGTTTGataggaatatttttgaatttggtaggccggtagtgccggatctgtcCACGGTAGTAGGAAACCACTGTTTCACCGCCTCGCGCTTTGAAACTGCTGTGTATCCGCCTCAAGccgtactaccgctccctttggagcggtactaccgcttggcctagggcggtactaccgctccctttggggcggtactaccgtttAGGGCGGTATTACCGtttagggcggtactaccgcgggctGATCACGGTACTACCACTGCATGCCATTTTCCATCATTTTCCTACCTTCCCTTGAtctttttgttgtgtttgttggcttatgctcgtttcGTCTGGTTGTTTTGCCTCCTtttgtgtttggctccaggtgatgacaTTTCCGAGCAACAAGGTCGCCGCATCAACCCCGGGCATGCCACCTCCAAGCGCTACCGGACCTCAGAGCCtgccggtggttcctcgagcacccaaccgcctccagcaagtgctTCTGCAactgttcctccacctcctcagcaatcgaagcgagccgccaacaagccaaaagggaaggctgtgactgagatgaccagcaaggagttttgggagaagcgtcgccgcaacccctatacggtggaccaagaacccactttggtcaaccgtccgttctggaaccgttttcagtttgccatctactttgatgtgatcaaggccaagaagaatctctatgttgatgttcgctccattgacaccgatgctatggagaaggatcCAGAGTACTTTGGAGAAGCctttcagatgtgcactcagctgaacattctcaggatcatgcagttcaacaaggatttcgatgcggatttgttggctcaattctttgccaccgtccatcttggaACAGATAGcgacaggactctgacttggatgaccaatggcaagcggctttctgtcaagtggggggcgttcatggagttacttgatgtggtggataacgggcttgagactcctgtcggtttccgTCCTCACCGCCATGTTACttccacccacaagcaagccctttggccctactgcactgtgaaggttcaccctgtcactgagaagaagacctacgagctgtgtccgtatctggacattcttcatcgcatattccgtgagactctcttccctcgcattGGGAATCTGGATCAGGTTCACTcctacctcgtggacatgctcctttttctgtcagcatgagaaggaagcaaacatTGGAGAAAGcctggatatctctcatgtcatgtggtctgaacttgtatatgccgtgtctgagcgcaagtgtcctatctatggtcccttcatcatgaggctcattgagagggcctgggcacagacttatcccagagtgCTGCTAGAAACTGGAGAGTTGGTGTCACATGAGATCAAGCgcctgaggaagaaggacaactggtcagcgcctcacacagggggtccttctgctactgctgccacggggggcccgtctgctgctgctgctgccatgggaaCTGAGGGTGAGGCTGCTCCTGATGCCCACGATGAGGACGTTAGCCACTCCAGTGCAGAACCATCCTGGGCCCAGAAGctcaagcgcaagatgaagaagctcttctgcatggagtcccatggtcagtacatgactcatgtggcggagaagaaTGCCAGGACGCGCCACAAGGAGATCATGCGTCAGTTGGGAGCCACAGTTGTCAGTGGGTCTGAGggacagatcactgaagaggaggactggATTCATCAAAACTGTCACTGGACCGACTCCGATGACGAGCACTTTTCAacccacgatgaagatgcagagatgtgatgttcAGGACCTTCCTCgcccatcacctggagtcgtagtgTCCTTCTctgccctttttggtgtctcgatgccaaagggggagagagtttagggatttgtgttTGCGAGTGTGTCTTTGTGTCGTTCGTTTGCTTTCTTGTTGTTGGTTTTGTTTGGTTTTGTGCTTGTGAGACCTAAGTTCCAgacatatggtgtaagacatattcTACCTTTGTTATCTTATCTATGTGTTATGCACCTCGGTATCTTATAGCTTGCATGCTTATCCTATCATATATGTTgttttcatatatcttgcttagGTTGTTGGTCTCTAAAATATAGGGGGAGCcgtgatcctagtatgtgtgccgtgcagtccaaagcacttaTCGAGTGTGCACAACATCTAGGGGGAGCCTGTCTATTTTTTTTAGAGGCATGGGTTCTCTTGCATTCTATGTCATTACTCTTTTCtatgcaaatcccgtattgtcatcaatccaccaaaaagggggagattgtaagggcatatttatccctacggtgttttggtgattgatgacaatgcatttgcggactaatcgggTGCTTTGAGTTCTTTCAGATATTCATCTTTCGGCACGAAACGATTATTTCCCTTCGGCGCTctactcaagacggtgtagcttctttcgtgactttgttggtggactaagtttcgtagtagtcaccgtactatcaagaggggatctgcttcggtatggtttgggtggaatcaacacgtacacgttCTTCTCACACCCACCGTTTCTTTCCGTCTCTCTGGAGCTTCTCTTTTCTTCCCTTTTTGTGTCTTTTCCtggacccagcggtagtaccgcgggccacagcggtagtaccgctgaggctcactaagcggcagtaccgctcctcggagcggtagtaccgctttatggcctcagctgcagtaccgctgcggctccgtgttcctaccgcctcgactcgagtgcgCACTTTTCTCGTGTTCGGGTTTTAACGGCACTAGCTGCAGTATAGCGTAGTACGCTGAGTCagtaagcggtagtaccgctcctcgaGCGGTAGTACGCTTGATGGCCTCAGCCGCAGTACCGCTGTGGCTCCGttgctcctaccgcctcgactcgagtggcgcattttctcgtgtcgggttttacgGTACTAGCTGCAGTAGTAGTGGCGGTAGTGCTGCTTgcgagcggtagtaccgtcctgcctccgcggtagtaccgctctgggtcccagccccagccccttctcttctagcgcggcagtaccgctgaggggagctggtagtaccgcttatgagcggtagtaccgccctgtccccgcggtagtaccgctctctgcGGGGCTGAGTGGGGGGTAACGGTTTGGATTGTCcccccccactataaaagggtgtcttcttcccccctttgacctacctcttccaccattaaaaagctccattattgctccaagctccattttcgtccgatctcactccctagccaaccaaacttgttgatttgctcaggagtggttgagaaggccccgatctacacttccaccgagagatttttgattcccccactcatccttagtggatcttgttactcttgggtgtttgagcaccctagacggttgaggtcacctcggaggcatattccattgtggtgaagcttcgtggtcttgttgggagcctccgattaagttgtggagtttgccccaaccttgtttgtaaaggttcggtcgccgccttcaagggtaccaatagtggaatcacggcatctcgcattgtgtgagggcgtgaggagaatacggtggccctagtggcttcttggggagcattgtgcctccacaccgctccaacggagacgtacttcccttcaaaaggaaggaacttcggtaacacatcctcgtcttcaccggatccactcttggttatctcttatcttcacttgtgcaagctctttagtgtttgttcccttgcttgcttgtgtgcttgttgttgttgcatcatataggttgttcacctagctgcacatctagacaacctactttgatgcaaaatttaatttggtaaagaaaagttaaaaattggtagttgcctattcacccccctctagtcaaccatatcgatcctttcaatgtctatggttaggaaacataaccatctttgatcaacgagctagtcaagtagaggcatactagtgacactctgtttgtctatgtattcacacatgtattatgtttccggttaatacaattctagcatgaataacaaacatttatcatgatataagaaaataaataataactttattattgcctctagggcatatttccttcatggacCTCATTAGATCCAGTGCCCCGAGTCTTGAGAGATTCTTCGACGGTCATGGCGCTTGTGGCTTGGATGATAGGAAGCATCGCAACGACATCGTTTTCAATGGTGCGTCTCCTCCAGTTAGTGTGGTCCTCAGGCAGGTGGTTGTGGAAGGACAAATACATGGAGGGCTGCAAGACTACTGCGTGTGGATGGGCTCTTGCCTCCTAGGGTAGATGGGTTGTCAGCTAGCAAGTAGTCAACATGTGGTGTCATTGCCCAAGGGTTGTGGTCGTCATGTAAAACACTTCTTGGGCCACCTTGCCATTGCTTATCTATGATCATGGTCATGGAGCATGATCAAATTATATCTTTGCTACCAAGGGTGAACCGGATTGGATAGTTTTCTAACCAAATATGAAATTAGACAAAATGAAATGAGATTTCATAGTTCACCCGGATACGGTATCGGATACCGGTACCTGTACCGTGTACATAATAGGATATAGTAACGACGATATCCAGTGGATACCGGGATATTCGTTACTGCGATTGGACATCCGATCAAATAAATTATCCCATTTTCATGAAACATTCCCATGCAGCCCAGCCCAAAAACATCTCAACCCAGACCTAACCTAAATATACGCAACGCAATTCTTTCGCACACCCACACCCACACATAGAACTGTTTGACCGCACTCGCTGACCAACGCTCCCCTTCGTCGGCCACTGCCACTGCACGAGCTCGACGGTGCATGCCTGCCACCTATCCACTTGCCTGCTACCGCCACCAAACTCTCCTCTCATGTACTGCCACCACCTTGTCGTCACCGCATGATGTCGCCGTTGCCGCTAATCTCCCTTCACCATTATCAAGTCCATAAGGACATCTACAACGCTGGGCATCAAAGGAGGGCACCAGGACAAGTGTCATGGTTAAAGGGCAGTTAGGCCCTCCAATCCTGGCGTCACTTATGACATCAATGCAAGAAAAGGAATCAGGCGCTTGGGAATTTTTCTACCTCACAAGATGCAGCGCTGAATGCAAACCGCCGATGTTAGTTATAACAGTCTAGCTTTGAAACATGGAGCGCTTACATGGCTTTTAATTACATCATATTTATTTTATTCCCCTAAGTGCCTTTACATGTGTCTTGCGTTGAAGATGACTTAAACGTTGCAACTTTGGGACGCGATTCATGCtcattttatttagttttatAGTTTGATTAAATCATCTATATACATGTTGTCCCAATTCAGTCTCTATTTGATGTGTAGTACACTTGTGCTCCAATTTCTGTTAATGCTTTAATGAATTTTACATTCTTAGTTTTTCTTGCAATGCTAATGCCTATAAGTCAGCTAGGCTTACACCTCTCAAAATATCAATGTATTATTTGGTGGTCTGCCTCTTGTGCTCGCTAATGAAGTTTGGAGTGAATGACTGCCCTAGCCACCATAGTCGTGAGGGGGAAAGAGAACCCTAACTTGGAGGACCAACTGCACCCGAAGGATCTacctactaaaaattattattcGTGCTTCTGTTAAGACAGGTTCTTTTTCTTGTATTGTCTGAATTTTGTTGTTCGCTTTCGGTCCACGTCCGCTTCATTACCATACCATATTTGTTTCTGTTATATTTGGTTGTATCATGTATTCGTTTCAGCATCCGCATTGCCTCCATACCGATTTTGATTTCGAAAAAAAGTGGAATATGATATGGCATGACCATCATCATTCCAAATTTGGTCGAGTTTCATCCCTGGTTGCGGAGGACGAGACTTGTCTGCTCCCCCGGCGTGTGCCCATCCGTGCTCCCGCGTACgtggcttgatttgattggaacaaaataagGCCCGACCCTACTCCCTTAAAATCAGAGAaagatgattagattagaaagaaaaaaggaaaacgGCAACCGTAGGATGAAGTGGGAGTACGAATGGGAGCATggggagggagcaggcaagccggatccgGTTGCGGAGGCTTGGTGAACAATCTTCAAATCATTCCAAATTATAAAGAGAGTCGATTGGTGACAAGGTGGGCCCAAGTTATTGACAGCTCCAAATCATTTGATCTGTTATATTTTCCTTCCTAATAATATTCCCATGCCGAGTAGGAGTAATAACAAGGTGGCCCACTCACCCTCTTCCACCCTTCTCACCCATCGTCTCGGAAGAATCTTGAACTCGTTCGCTCACTCCTCGTCTtcccccaccccaccgcccatcTCCGCTCCAAAGGCGAGATCCCACCATCCCATTCCAAAAATCGTCCACAAAACCCAGCCCCAAACCCATCGACCGATTCAAAAGCTCCACGAATCCCACCAAATCCACCCCGAATTCGCCACCGGATGCCTCCAATTGTAACCCAAATCCCACATCCCACCAGTTCAAATCTGAACTAGCAGCCATCCCCATCCCCACTCTTGCATTCCCCAGATTCCCCACGCGAACCCGCCGCAATGGCGACCGCGGTCTCCAAATCAGTCACCAAATCGCATCCCAGGTCGCCCACCACCGCGCAGCCGCCAAAccctgcctccgccgccgcggccgctGGCGCGGCGCCGTCCAAAAGCGCTGCCATGGCGGAGCTCAAGTCGCGCGTGCTCTCCGCGCTCGCCAAGCTCTCTGACCGCGACACGCACCACATCGCCGTCGAGGAACTCGACCGCTTCATCCGGTCGCCGCCGTCCCCGGACGCCGTGCCCATGCTCCTCCACGCGCTGGCGTCCGACACCCAGGGGCTCGCCTCGCCAGCGCGGCGCGAGTCGATACGTCTTCTTGCCACGCTCTGCGCGGCTCACCCCGACGCCGCGGCGCCGCACCTGCAGAAGGTGATGGCGCATCTCTCGCGACGGCTCAAGGACACGGCCTCCGACTCGTCCGTGCGGGACGCGTGCCGCGACGCCGCGGGGCAGCTAGCGGCGGTGTACCTCCGGCCGCTTGCTGCTTCAGCAGCTGGTGAGGCGGGAAATGGGACCGTCGCACTGTTCGTGAAGCCGCTCTTCGAGGTCATGGGAGAGCAGAGCAAGACTGTGCAGAGCGGGGCCGCGGCCTGCTTGGCAAAAACAGTGGAGGGGGCAGGCCCTGGACCTGGTGTCTTGGGTATGTTTGGCAAGCTTGGTTCCAGGGTTTTCAAGTTGGTCGGCGGACAGGGTGTGCAGGCCAAGGGGTCACTGCTCAATGTCATCGGAAGCTTGGCTCAGGTATAGGCTGGTTCCCTAATTTCTGTCTTGCTTGCTATATATGCTTGATGAATTAAGTCATTGACATAAAAAATTCCAGGCAATGAGAATTCATGTTAGACTGCTAGTAGTTGTTATTTTTGTTACAGATGGCTGCCTGTCTGTATTGGCTAATCCCGTAATCCTAAAGTCATCCAGACCACCCACATTGGTTTTATGCCTGAAGATGGGAATGTCTTCCTTAGTTATGATCATATTAGTCAGTTTCGGATGTGGCCTGTATATCTCATTGTCAGCTGTTAGGATGGAAATACTAGTGTTTTCTTTTTTCTGCTGTAAAGTATTTGTGAATTACTGTCAAGAGAGTGGACTACTATTTTGGAATGGTGAAGTATCGATATCATAGTGTTTGGCTCCATGAAGGCATGAACAATCTAAAGTATTATGCAGTTAGGATTAAAGCTCCAAATAGAATCTTAGCTGAATTTCTAGTTGCTTGTGGCAACTCTTCATTCTTGCCATTTTAGCTAGGATTACAATACATTCTTCTTTTACCTGCTCATAGGCGTATGGCGTATATTTTTTCCTGATATGTTGGATGACTCAGTGTGTTCATTCATGTACTAGTCGAGAGTCGAGACTAATAGAGTAGAAGACTGTTTTTTTGGACCTATTCTATTGTTCATTGGCTATTTGAGCTAATGAATTTATTCTGTTAGTATTGTTGTGTGCACTTGGGAGTGTAAGACGAATAGTTAAGAGCTTTAGGCCTTTTGGTTGGCGAGGGCTTGGGTTCTGGAGATATAGCTCCTAATATGTTGGATTATGTCATATATGATCTTATGCACCCATGCAAGTGTTCTGCACTCATTTTCTGGTTTCATCCATAAGACTGGAATTCCGAATTCCTTTTGTTGTTATAATTAGGAGCTTCATATGGTCTTATCATGGAAACTTGCTGCTTACACAATTGCTAGTCTTTCTGCATATTTCATAAATCACCGTGGTGATAGAATCATAGAAACTATCAGCATGATTACTGACATCCTTGTTTGAGTATCTGTTGATGATTTATTTCCTGCTTTTCAGGTTGGAGCGATCAGTCCCCAGAATATGCAACAGACACTGCAAAGTATCCGTGACTGTCTTGAGAACAGTGATTGGGCTACCAGGAAAGCAGCTGCTGACACATTGTGTGTCCTGGCTACCTATTCAGGTCACTTGATAGGTGATGGGGCCGCTCCAACCATAGCTGCTCTCGAGGCTTGCCGTTTTGATAAGGTAATAAATAATCCACCTCACTCTATCGAAAATGTAGGATGTGCCACTGTTCCATTTGTTTTCAGATGACCACAAGTCATATCCATAATGAATTGATATGTTGTTCCTGTAAACACAATTCCAGGTAAGGCCTGTCAGAGATAGCGTGATTGATGCTGTGCAGTTGTGGAAGCAATTAACAGGTGAAGATACAAATGGTATCAACCTTTTCTTTCGTTGAACAAGTGCATGGTATTACTAGGGTGTTTACTATTATATCTGTATACTTAATGTTAAACAATTTGTGTGCAGAAGACGGTAAAACTAAGGAACCAACTGGCAGTGAAACGAAGCTGGATTCACCTAGCAATAATGAGAAAGCAAAGGGCAGTAGCATAGCTGAAAAAGCAGCAGTTCTCTTGAAGAAAAGACCTACACTAACTGACAGGGAACTGAACCCTGAATTTTTTCAAAAGCTTGAGACGAGAACCACAGATGACTTGGCTGTTGAGGTGGTAGTTCCCCGCAAGACTCTCCAATCTCATCTACAAAGTGAAGATGATCCAGAGGAAGTAGATGGTGATCCTGTTGGTGCAGCTAATAGCAATGGATCTGCAGATGATGAAGGGAGTCTGACCCAAGTGCGGGCTAGCTCTAGTTTTCAAAGTGTTCGAAATAAATGGGCTGGCCAAAGAGGAAATAGAAACAAAGATACAAAGGCTAGACCATCTGATGTTGAAGATAGGTGTGAAACCAGTGCAAAAGAATCTGCACCAATGACTATACCAGGAGATGGTCCCTTCATAAATAATAAAACAAACTGGTTAGTTATACAGAAGCAGTTATCACAATTGGAGAGACAGCAAACAAGTCTCATGAACATGTTGCAGGTTAGTTTTGTTCTGGTTTATTCCATCCTGATTTTTTTTAGCATAGGAAGTTCTGAATTTTGATTCGTTCTTTTACTTCAAACTGTACAGTCATAAAATATCACACATTTTAAATTTCCAGATTGATGGTCTGAGTATGTAACATTTGAATCTGGTAGGACTAGGGTTCCTACCGGCTCTACTGCGTAGGTTGTAGGGGCAAGGAGGAAGTGGGCGCGGCGAGGAGCGGGTGCGCCGGCGGCAGGGCGCCGtcgcggctagggttgagggcggcggcggctaggctgcggcggctagggtttccggCTCCTCTAGGAGCCGGGCAACAAAAGATAATAATAATCTTTATTGCTTCCTCCAAAAGAGTCTTACAATCTATATTTATATCCTAGATAACTTGTAGAAGAATCAATCCTGAGATAACTTGCCTAATCTGAATAAAACTAAGATAACTTGCGGGCCTAAGCCTGCCTGTTGGGCCTGCGGCGGCCATAGACCTGGCCGGTCATAACATCTCTCCCCGCCTGCGcaaacagctcgtcctcgagctgaaAGTCTGGATAGTGTTGACGGAAATCCTCACGCTGCTCCCAAGTCGCCTCCTCCTCCGGAAGGCCCACCCACTGAATTAGGATGAACCAGACGCCACGACGGAGCTGAGCCTGCAACACCTTTGCTGGCTCTGGAAGAATGCGACCATCGGCGGTTGGAGGAAGCGTCGGAGGAGCCGCCGGTGGCTCGCCACGGAAAGGTTTGAGCAGCCccacatggaacacgtcgtggatGCGGGTGCGGGCTGGAAGCTGAAGACGATAGGCCACCTTCCCAATGCGCTCCACGACAGGGAAGGGCCCGGCGTAGCGAGGGCCAAGCTTGCGCTTTGCGCGCGGGTCCAGTGACTGCGTAGAGCGGTGGAGAAGACGCAGCCACACCCAGTCACCCACTGCGAACTCCGCCTCGCGATGATAATCGTCGTAGTAGTGCTTGGCCGTCTGCTGGGCCTGAAGGAGACGCTGACGGACCTCAGCCAGCATCTCATCACGGGTGCGGATAAGGTCACCCGCTACTGCTGTCCGAGCCGTCTCTGGGTTGACCGGAAGTATAGGCGGGGGTGGTCGACCATAGACCACCTCAAATGGCGTCGCGCGCAGGGCGGAGTGATAAGAAGTGTTGTAGCAGTACTCTGCCCAAGATAGCCAGTCCACCCAAGCGCGAGGTCGATCACCTGTCACACAACGCAAATACATGGCAATGACCTTGTTAACCACCTCAGACTGACCGTCCGTCTGAGGATGGAACGCCGTACTCAGGCGGAGCTGGACACCCGCCATCCTGAAGAGGTCGCGCCAGACATGGCCCGTGAAGACTGGGTCCCGATCACTGACGATCGACGTCGGGAACCCGTGTAGACGGACTATGCCGTCGAAGAAAGCCCGGGCCACGGATGCCGCTGTGTACGGATGGCCCAACGCGATGAAGTGGGCGTACTTAGAGAAGCGATCGACCACCGTGAGGATGACTGACTTGCCCCCTACCTTGGGAAGGCCCTCGATGAAGTCCAAGGAGATATCCACCCAAACCTGAGATGGCACCTCCAAGGGCTGAAGGAGCCCCGCCGGTCTCAGGGTCTCTGTCTTGTTGCGCTGGCAAGTCTGACAAGACCGAACCCAGTCGCGGACCAGGGCACGATCGCCAGGGATGTAGAAGTCGGCGCGAAGACGATGGAGGGTTTTCTGCACACCCTCATGGGCCGCCGAGTGAGCGAGCTGCAACACCTGG contains:
- the LOC125536838 gene encoding TORTIFOLIA1-like protein 1 isoform X1 yields the protein MATAVSKSVTKSHPRSPTTAQPPNPASAAAAAGAAPSKSAAMAELKSRVLSALAKLSDRDTHHIAVEELDRFIRSPPSPDAVPMLLHALASDTQGLASPARRESIRLLATLCAAHPDAAAPHLQKVMAHLSRRLKDTASDSSVRDACRDAAGQLAAVYLRPLAASAAGEAGNGTVALFVKPLFEVMGEQSKTVQSGAAACLAKTVEGAGPGPGVLGMFGKLGSRVFKLVGGQGVQAKGSLLNVIGSLAQVGAISPQNMQQTLQSIRDCLENSDWATRKAAADTLCVLATYSGHLIGDGAAPTIAALEACRFDKVRPVRDSVIDAVQLWKQLTGEDTNEDGKTKEPTGSETKLDSPSNNEKAKGSSIAEKAAVLLKKRPTLTDRELNPEFFQKLETRTTDDLAVEVVVPRKTLQSHLQSEDDPEEVDGDPVGAANSNGSADDEGSLTQVRASSSFQSVRNKWAGQRGNRNKDTKARPSDVEDRCETSAKESAPMTIPGDGPFINNKTNWLVIQKQLSQLERQQTSLMNMLQDFMGGSHDSMVTLENRVRGLERVVEEMARDISLSSGRRGGGSTLGFDSSPGRSSAKYNGFHEYSNSKFGRGGDGRIGFADRYFSADGMASGVRSPSWRPDSEQWDSYAYSGSRSGMNSRRGLDSFSSDTRVPRNGNDQAGPRRGWDKGQGPFRFGEGPSARSAWRASKDEATLEAIRVAGEDNGSSRAAARVAIPELDGETLNDDNQGDGRGPLWESWTRAMDAIHVGDMDSAYAEVLSTGDAELLVKLMEQTGPVVDQLSNEVSNEVLHAVGQFLVEESFYDIALSWLQQLTDLVMENGSDYLGIPRDAKNDLLFGLHEATAIELPDDWEGATPVQIMKQLASSWHIDLQQLIN
- the LOC125536838 gene encoding microtubule-associated protein TORTIFOLIA1-like isoform X5 encodes the protein MATAVSKSVTKSHPRSPTTAQPPNPASAAAAAGAAPSKSAAMAELKSRVLSALAKLSDRDTHHIAVEELDRFIRSPPSPDAVPMLLHALASDTQGLASPARRESIRLLATLCAAHPDAAAPHLQKVMAHLSRRLKDTASDSSVRDACRDAAGQLAAVYLRPLAASAAGEAGNGTVALFVKPLFEVMGEQSKTVQSGAAACLAKTVEGAGPGPGVLGMFGKLGSRVFKLVGGQGVQAKGSLLNVIGSLAQVGAISPQNMQQTLQSIRDCLENSDWATRKAAADTLCVLATYSGHLIGDGAAPTIAALEACRFDKVRPVRDSVIDAVQLWKQLTGEDTNEDGKTKEPTGSETKLDSPSNNEKAKGSSIAEKAAVLLKKRPTLTDRELNPEFFQKLETRTTDDLAVEVVVPRKTLQSHLQSEDDPEEVDGDPVGAANSNGSADDEGSLTQVRASSSFQSVRNKWAGQRGNRNKDTKARPSDVEDRCETSAKESAPMTIPGDGPFINNKTNWLVIQKQLSQLERQQTSLMNMLQDFMGGSHDSMVTLENRVRGLERVVEEMARDISLSSGRRGGGSTLGFDSSPGRSSAKYNGFHEYSNSKFGRGGDGRIGFADRYFSADGMASGVRSPSWRPDSEQWDSYAYSGSRSGMNSRRGLDSFSSDTRVPRNGNDQAGPRRGWDKGQGPFRFGEGPSARSAWRASKDEATLEAIRVAGEDNGSSRAAARVAIPELDGETLNDDNQGDGRGPLWESWTRAMDAIHVGDMDSAYAEVLSTGDAELLVKLMEQTGPVVDQLSNEVSNEVLHAVGQFLVEESFYDIALSWLQQTPGFSFGLE
- the LOC125536838 gene encoding TORTIFOLIA1-like protein 1 isoform X2 — translated: MATAVSKSVTKSHPRSPTTAQPPNPASAAAAAGAAPSKSAAMAELKSRVLSALAKLSDRDTHHIAVEELDRFIRSPPSPDAVPMLLHALASDTQGLASPARRESIRLLATLCAAHPDAAAPHLQKVMAHLSRRLKDTASDSSVRDACRDAAGQLAAVYLRPLAASAAGEAGNGTVALFVKPLFEVMGEQSKTVQSGAAACLAKTVEGAGPGPGVLGMFGKLGSRVFKLVGGQGVQAKGSLLNVIGSLAQVGAISPQNMQQTLQSIRDCLENSDWATRKAAADTLCVLATYSGHLIGDGAAPTIAALEACRFDKVRPVRDSVIDAVQLWKQLTGEDTNDGKTKEPTGSETKLDSPSNNEKAKGSSIAEKAAVLLKKRPTLTDRELNPEFFQKLETRTTDDLAVEVVVPRKTLQSHLQSEDDPEEVDGDPVGAANSNGSADDEGSLTQVRASSSFQSVRNKWAGQRGNRNKDTKARPSDVEDRCETSAKESAPMTIPGDGPFINNKTNWLVIQKQLSQLERQQTSLMNMLQDFMGGSHDSMVTLENRVRGLERVVEEMARDISLSSGRRGGGSTLGFDSSPGRSSAKYNGFHEYSNSKFGRGGDGRIGFADRYFSADGMASGVRSPSWRPDSEQWDSYAYSGSRSGMNSRRGLDSFSSDTRVPRNGNDQAGPRRGWDKGQGPFRFGEGPSARSAWRASKDEATLEAIRVAGEDNGSSRAAARVAIPELDGETLNDDNQGDGRGPLWESWTRAMDAIHVGDMDSAYAEVLSTGDAELLVKLMEQTGPVVDQLSNEVSNEVLHAVGQFLVEESFYDIALSWLQQLTDLVMENGSDYLGIPRDAKNDLLFGLHEATAIELPDDWEGATPVQIMKQLASSWHIDLQQLIN
- the LOC125536838 gene encoding TORTIFOLIA1-like protein 1 isoform X4, which codes for MATAVSKSVTKSHPRSPTTAQPPNPASAAAAAGAAPSKSAAMAELKSRVLSALAKLSDRDTHHIAVEELDRFIRSPPSPDAVPMLLHALASDTQGLASPARRESIRLLATLCAAHPDAAAPHLQKVMAHLSRRLKDTASDSSVRDACRDAAGQLAAVYLRPLAASAAGEAGNGTVALFVKPLFEVMGEQSKTVQSGAAACLAKTVEGAGPGPGVLGMFGKLGSRVFKLVGGQGVQAKGSLLNVIGSLAQVGAISPQNMQQTLQSIRDCLENSDWATRKAAADTLCVLATYSGHLIGDGAAPTIAALEACRFDKVRPVRDSVIDAVQLWKQLTDGKTKEPTGSETKLDSPSNNEKAKGSSIAEKAAVLLKKRPTLTDRELNPEFFQKLETRTTDDLAVEVVVPRKTLQSHLQSEDDPEEVDGDPVGAANSNGSADDEGSLTQVRASSSFQSVRNKWAGQRGNRNKDTKARPSDVEDRCETSAKESAPMTIPGDGPFINNKTNWLVIQKQLSQLERQQTSLMNMLQDFMGGSHDSMVTLENRVRGLERVVEEMARDISLSSGRRGGGSTLGFDSSPGRSSAKYNGFHEYSNSKFGRGGDGRIGFADRYFSADGMASGVRSPSWRPDSEQWDSYAYSGSRSGMNSRRGLDSFSSDTRVPRNGNDQAGPRRGWDKGQGPFRFGEGPSARSAWRASKDEATLEAIRVAGEDNGSSRAAARVAIPELDGETLNDDNQGDGRGPLWESWTRAMDAIHVGDMDSAYAEVLSTGDAELLVKLMEQTGPVVDQLSNEVSNEVLHAVGQFLVEESFYDIALSWLQQLTDLVMENGSDYLGIPRDAKNDLLFGLHEATAIELPDDWEGATPVQIMKQLASSWHIDLQQLIN